A genomic stretch from Thermostichus vulcanus str. 'Rupite' includes:
- the rsfS gene encoding ribosome silencing factor produces MPDPVADPTYRMALSAARAAEEKKGGDIVLLEVSQVSTLADYFLLVSGYSLTQVRAIARAIEEQVWENWQQTPRRIEGQESGSWVLIDYADLIVHVLMQEERDYYDLESFWAQAHRVNLPIAG; encoded by the coding sequence ATGCCTGACCCCGTTGCGGATCCCACCTATCGTATGGCGTTGAGCGCAGCCCGTGCCGCAGAAGAAAAAAAAGGTGGTGATATTGTTTTGTTGGAAGTATCCCAAGTTTCAACGTTGGCAGACTACTTTCTTCTGGTCAGTGGCTATTCCCTTACGCAAGTCCGAGCTATTGCCCGAGCGATCGAAGAACAAGTCTGGGAAAATTGGCAACAAACCCCCCGCCGCATTGAGGGACAAGAATCAGGCTCTTGGGTGCTGATCGATTATGCGGATCTAATCGTGCATGTGCTGATGCAAGAAGAAAGGGATTATTATGATCTAGAGTCTTTTTGGGCTCAAGCCCACCGAGTGAATCTGCCCATTGCGGGCTAA
- a CDS encoding fused MFS/spermidine synthase, with the protein MYTPGIPLWIQEYSTPWDGSVRGITRILAYRRTPFQEMLIVETGAYGKGLVLDGRWQSTTADEFLYHEALVHPALLQVVQGGGIPKRILVLGGAEGATVREVLRWRSVEQVVMVDIDGEVVEACREHLPEMHQGALEDARVQVVIADALEFLHHTGPIWDVILSDLSDPIESGPAYRLFTQEFFRQIRSKLQPDGAFVVQAGPVGPVEFRQHTRIIHTLQTVFAAVQSYAIYTPTYGGPLGFALCAHQPIPSRPDPDSIDLVLRQQLDPSRGALRFIDGTTLLGLYQVPAHLRRAIAEETTVYTLDNPPHIE; encoded by the coding sequence ATGTATACGCCTGGGATCCCCCTTTGGATACAGGAATACTCCACCCCCTGGGATGGTAGCGTTCGCGGTATCACCCGCATCCTTGCCTACCGGCGAACCCCCTTCCAAGAGATGCTGATCGTGGAAACGGGTGCCTATGGCAAGGGGTTGGTGTTGGATGGGCGCTGGCAATCCACCACTGCAGATGAGTTTCTCTATCACGAGGCTCTGGTGCATCCAGCCCTGTTGCAAGTGGTTCAGGGGGGTGGGATCCCGAAGCGCATCCTGGTGTTGGGTGGCGCCGAAGGGGCAACGGTGCGCGAGGTGTTGCGCTGGCGCTCGGTTGAGCAGGTGGTGATGGTGGATATCGACGGGGAAGTGGTGGAAGCCTGTCGGGAACATTTGCCGGAAATGCATCAGGGGGCGCTAGAAGATGCACGGGTACAGGTGGTGATTGCTGATGCTTTGGAGTTTCTCCACCACACCGGCCCGATTTGGGATGTCATCCTTTCGGATTTGTCGGATCCGATTGAGTCTGGCCCGGCCTACCGCCTGTTTACCCAAGAGTTTTTCCGGCAAATCCGCTCCAAGTTGCAACCGGATGGGGCCTTCGTGGTGCAAGCGGGGCCAGTGGGGCCGGTGGAATTTCGACAACACACCCGCATCATTCATACCCTGCAGACCGTGTTCGCCGCTGTGCAGTCCTATGCCATCTATACCCCCACCTATGGTGGGCCACTGGGGTTTGCCCTCTGTGCCCATCAGCCCATTCCCTCTAGACCCGACCCAGACTCCATTGACCTCGTCCTGAGGCAACAGTTGGATCCCAGTCGAGGGGCACTGCGATTCATCGACGGCACTACCCTGTTGGGGCTTTACCAAGTGCCTGCCCATCTGCGGCGAGCGATTGCCGAAGAAACCACGGTTTATACCCTAGACAACCCTCCCCACATCGAATAG
- a CDS encoding histone deacetylase family protein: MLPIYYSDVFLKHDTGAFHPERPARLQSIVKTLRSAPFADQLEWRDPPAAALGEIERVHSPQHIQSVMELAAAGGGRIEADTFVSCGSFEAARLAVGAWIAGSEQVLQTSQPAFVLCRPPGHHAEPEQAMGFCLFSNAAIAALWALEQPGIERVAIFDWDVHHGNGTQAVVERYPQLAYASIHQFPLYPGTGSASETGRYGNICNVPLPAGSDWSVYNSALHNTILPFLQKFQPDLLLISAGFDCAKGDPLAGMLLEPEDFGRMAQLCLKEVTRKTLFGLEGGYDLNNLAQGWLSLARVCLGGEP; encoded by the coding sequence ATGCTGCCTATTTACTATTCGGATGTCTTTCTCAAGCATGACACAGGAGCTTTTCACCCTGAACGGCCAGCGCGCCTGCAGTCGATTGTGAAAACGCTGCGCAGCGCCCCTTTTGCCGACCAATTGGAATGGCGGGATCCCCCTGCTGCTGCCCTCGGGGAAATTGAGCGGGTTCATTCTCCTCAGCACATTCAATCGGTCATGGAGCTAGCAGCAGCGGGCGGGGGGCGGATTGAGGCCGATACTTTTGTTTCCTGCGGCAGTTTTGAGGCGGCTCGCTTGGCGGTAGGGGCGTGGATTGCCGGGTCGGAACAGGTTTTGCAAACCTCTCAACCGGCGTTTGTGCTCTGTCGTCCACCGGGACATCACGCCGAACCGGAGCAGGCGATGGGGTTTTGCCTGTTTAGCAACGCCGCCATTGCAGCACTGTGGGCTCTCGAACAACCAGGCATCGAGCGGGTCGCCATTTTCGATTGGGATGTACATCACGGCAATGGCACCCAAGCAGTGGTGGAGCGCTATCCCCAGTTGGCCTACGCTTCCATCCACCAGTTTCCCCTCTATCCCGGCACGGGATCCGCCAGCGAAACCGGAAGGTACGGCAACATTTGTAATGTGCCTTTGCCTGCTGGTTCAGATTGGTCGGTCTACAACAGTGCTCTTCACAACACCATCCTGCCGTTTTTACAGAAGTTCCAGCCGGATCTGCTGCTGATCAGCGCTGGGTTTGACTGTGCCAAAGGGGATCCCTTGGCGGGCATGCTGCTAGAACCCGAAGATTTTGGCCGTATGGCTCAGCTCTGCCTAAAGGAGGTTACCCGCAAAACTCTTTTTGGCCTTGAGGGAGGCTATGACCTGAACAATTTGGCCCAGGGCTGGCTCAGTCTGGCCCGGGTATGTCTCGGTGGAGAACCTTAG
- a CDS encoding NAD-dependent epimerase/dehydratase family protein, whose translation MKVLIIGGDGYCGWATALHLSSKGYEVAILDSYVRRLWDLQLGVSTLTPIAQLEQRVDRWKGLSGKDIPVFVCDITQYEALISSLRRFPPDAIVHFGEQRSAPYSMISRDHAVMTQVNNVVGTLNILYALKEEFPDCHLVKLGTMGEYGTPNIDIEEGYITIEHNGRKDTLPYPKQPGSMYHLSKVHDSHNIHFACRVWGLRATDLNQGVVYGVLTDETGMDEVLINRLDYDGVFGTALNRFCIQAAVGHPLTVYGKGGQTRGFLDIRDTVRCVELAIAHPAEPGQFRVLNQFTEQFSVEQLALLVQKAAAAMGLKVEVNYLENPRVELEEHYFNAKNTKLLDLGLQPHYLSDSLLDSLLNFALKYKDRVDVKQILPRVKWKG comes from the coding sequence ATGAAAGTCCTGATTATTGGTGGCGATGGATACTGTGGCTGGGCAACGGCTCTGCATTTATCCAGCAAGGGATACGAGGTTGCCATTCTCGATTCTTACGTTCGCCGCCTCTGGGATCTGCAATTGGGGGTTTCCACTCTGACGCCGATTGCCCAACTGGAGCAACGGGTGGATCGCTGGAAAGGGCTGAGTGGCAAAGATATCCCCGTCTTTGTCTGTGACATCACCCAATACGAGGCTCTCATTTCCAGCCTGCGCCGGTTCCCACCGGATGCCATCGTTCACTTTGGCGAGCAACGATCCGCCCCCTACTCGATGATCAGCCGTGATCATGCGGTGATGACCCAGGTGAACAATGTAGTCGGCACCCTAAACATTCTCTACGCCCTCAAAGAAGAGTTTCCTGACTGCCATCTCGTCAAGCTGGGCACAATGGGAGAATACGGCACCCCCAATATCGACATCGAAGAGGGGTATATCACCATTGAGCACAATGGCCGCAAAGACACCCTTCCCTATCCGAAGCAGCCGGGATCCATGTACCACCTCTCCAAGGTGCACGACAGCCACAATATCCACTTTGCCTGTCGCGTTTGGGGGCTACGCGCCACTGATTTGAACCAAGGGGTGGTGTATGGGGTGCTCACGGATGAAACTGGCATGGATGAGGTGCTGATCAACCGTCTGGATTATGATGGCGTGTTTGGCACCGCTTTGAACCGCTTCTGTATTCAAGCGGCCGTCGGGCATCCCCTGACGGTGTATGGCAAAGGTGGCCAAACCCGCGGCTTCCTGGACATCCGCGATACAGTGCGCTGCGTAGAATTGGCCATTGCTCACCCCGCCGAGCCAGGGCAGTTCCGGGTGCTGAACCAATTTACGGAGCAATTTAGTGTCGAGCAGCTGGCGCTGTTGGTGCAGAAAGCAGCAGCCGCAATGGGCCTCAAGGTGGAGGTGAACTACCTAGAGAACCCCCGCGTTGAGCTGGAGGAGCATTACTTCAACGCCAAGAACACCAAACTGCTGGATCTGGGTCTGCAACCCCACTACCTGTCGGATTCCCTACTGGATTCCCTGCTCAACTTTGCCCTCAAGTATAAGGATCGTGTGGATGTGAAGCAGATCCTACCTCGGGTGAAGTGGAAAGGCTAA
- the yqeK gene encoding bis(5'-nucleosyl)-tetraphosphatase (symmetrical) YqeK: MRSTTGSPLRREAVLAWLEQQVPAPRIRHILGVEAMAQELAACHGLDGQKAAWAGLMHDLAKYFPPEKLLEMVAQERELDEVERAEPHILHAEAGSLVARDYFQVRDPEILAAIANHTLGQPGMDALSCVIFVADALEPNRGHSPELEQLRQLACTDLAKTVVGVCDLSLKFLLNRSQVIHPRTLMTRNHFLLHPLEMPMSRPHANPSASPVVLGGF; the protein is encoded by the coding sequence ATGAGGAGTACAACTGGATCCCCTCTGCGACGAGAAGCGGTGCTGGCCTGGTTGGAGCAGCAAGTACCGGCCCCTCGCATCCGTCATATTCTCGGGGTAGAGGCGATGGCACAGGAGCTGGCCGCTTGTCACGGCTTGGACGGGCAAAAGGCCGCTTGGGCAGGGTTAATGCACGATTTGGCTAAGTATTTTCCCCCTGAAAAGCTGTTGGAGATGGTGGCTCAAGAACGGGAACTGGACGAAGTCGAGCGGGCTGAACCCCATATTCTCCATGCGGAAGCGGGATCCCTAGTGGCGCGGGATTACTTTCAGGTACGGGATCCCGAGATCTTGGCGGCCATTGCCAACCACACGTTGGGGCAGCCGGGTATGGATGCGTTAAGTTGTGTGATTTTTGTTGCCGATGCCCTAGAGCCGAATCGGGGCCACAGCCCGGAATTGGAGCAGTTGCGGCAACTGGCCTGCACCGATTTGGCCAAAACGGTGGTAGGAGTATGTGACCTTAGCCTTAAATTTTTGCTAAACCGGAGTCAGGTGATCCATCCACGCACCCTCATGACTCGCAATCATTTTCTGTTACATCCCTTAGAGATGCCGATGTCCCGGCCCCATGCCAACCCATCTGCAAGCCCAGTTGTTTTAGGAGGTTTTTAG